In the Saccharococcus thermophilus genome, TTTGATCGCTTGTTTAATGTAATATTTCATCATGGTAGCTGTCGTCTCATAGTCGGCGATGACCCCATCTTTCATCGGCCTTAGTGCTACGACGTTTCCAGGGGTGCGGCCGATCATATTTTTCGCTTCGTTGCCGACCGCGACAATCTGCTTCGTATCCTTTTGAATGGCCACAACAGACGGTTCTCTCACCACAATTCCTTTTCCTTTTACGTATACAAGGGTATTCGCTGTACCTAAGTCAATACCAAGATCTTTTGTTCCAAATCCCAACATATTGATATCTTCCTTTCTGAAACGAAATGCTTTTATAAAATGAATTCGCTAAATTTGTCGATTTTGCTCACTTATTTTCTATATTTCGTACAACATTTCGTACAACACCGCCCACAACATTCATAAAAACTCATAATTGATATTATAACTGATTCGACAAAAAATGAGAACTGCTACACATACCCTTTTTCTTTCAAACTGACGAATTTTTGATCGCCAATAATTAGATGATCTAGGAGTTCAATGCCAATGATCCGGCCGCATTCGGCAAGCCGCTTCGTTACATCAATATCTTCTCGACTTGGAGTTGGGTCGCCGGAGGGATGATTGTGCACGCAAATGATCGAGGCAGCTGATCGCTTAATGGCTTCTTTAAACACTTCACGCGGATGAACGATGGAGGCGTTTAGACTGCCAATAAATATCGTTTTTCGATGAATCACTTGATTTTTTGTATTTAAATAAATGGCGACAAAATGTTCTTGCGACAAAAAACGCATATCTTCCATAACATATTTTGCGCCATCTTCAGGAGAACGAATCACATAGCGGTCATGGGAGCCGAGGCTGTGAATCCTCCTGCCAAGCTCAATCGCCGCTAAAATTTGGATCGCCTTTGTCGTTCCGATTCCTTTGATGCTTGTTATTTCTTCAACTGTCGCGTCTTTCAACAGCCGAAGCCCTTCAAAACACTGAAGAAGGCGATGGGCTAGCTGCAATACCGATTCTTCTTTCGTTCCTGTCCGCAGCAAAATCGCAAGCAGCTCATGGTCCGCCAAACTTTCCGGCCCAGAAGAAAGAAGGCGTTCGCGCGGACGAATATCCTTTGGCACGTCGCGTATCATCCATGTCATGGAATGGTATATCCCCCCTTTTTATTTTCCCCAGATCAAGGCCAATTACCAGCCAAGCTTCTTTAGTTCGCGCACCGTTCGCGACAGCGGAAGGCCGACGACGTTAAAATAATCACCTTCAATCCGTTTCACAAACAAAGCGGCGCGTCCTTGAATGCCATATGCCCCCGCCTTGTCCATCGGTTCTCCCGACTCGATGTAATTAGCAATTTCTTCTTCGGTTAAATCCCAAAAAAATACTTTTGTTTTTTCGACAAACAATGCTTGTCCATTCGGAGATAGAATCGCCACACCTGTCAATACTTCATGCTCTTGTCCCGACAGCATGCGCAGCATCTGCGCTGCTTCTTCTTTCGTTTTCGGCTTTCCAAGCCTGTTGTTTTGATAGACGACGATGGTATCCGCCCCGATGACGTACGCATCAGGATGTTGGGAAGCAATCGCTTTCGCCTTTTGGTATGCAAGCGACTGCACCGTTTGCTCTGGAGTTTCCGCTTCATGAATGTGTTCTTCAATGTGGCTCACGAGGACTTGAAATGAGAGGTTCGCTAATTCAAGAAGCTCTTTCCGGCGCGGGGAACTGGACGCTAAAATTAACTGTTTCACTAATATCACCCTTTGCACTCGCTTCAGATTGGAAGATACACATGTATCGTACCAAATTTTACGACGCAGCACAATTTTTCAAAGTCGAAATAACCCGAAAAAAAAAGAAGCTGTCTAGCTTCGCAATGGAAAAATGGTCATGTATGATCGCAGCGCTTCGAGCAGCTCCTGTTGCGTTTTCCGCAATAGCTCTTCCTGCTGGTTCGTTTTATACGCAACTAAGGCGAGATAAGCATCTTTTATCGCGGAAACATATCGTTTTACATTTTTATCATTCGGAATCGGTTTTGCGGCAAACTGCTTATAATCGTTTTCTAATTCCTTCCACACATCGGCTTTTACGTCGCTTTTCCCTAATAAAACGGTGGAAACAGCCGCCATGTGCATATATAACGTTTCGCCTGCCTCAATAACGGAAGTGCGTTTGCCGCTATCCGTATTGTCGAACGACAATGATTTGATATATGTGCTTCGCACTTCGCCTCCATACTGCTGACTGACTTTCCGCAACGTTTCTTTGTCCTGCCCGACGCCGATCAACAAGGCGACCGGTTGATCCCCCACCGTCACAACAGGGATAGATGAAGACTTCAGCTGTTTGGCATAGTCAGCTGCCGCTTTGGCATCCGAAAATACTCCTGCTTGAATGACGCTGATGGTAAATGGAGAAGAAACGGACTCATTTTCATTAACTCGATTGGCTTCCGGCTGCGTTGAAGTTTCCGTTTCGATGGAAGCAGATAGCCCTGCTTCCTCCACAGGCAGCGAATGAGTTTTTTGTTTTGGAATCATATTTAATACAATGAAACCGAAGCTTGTCCCAACCATAATAGCGATGACAATGGAAATGACCGCTGATTTTGCGCGGGCATTCCAGATATTGCTCTTGTTGCGTTTCTTGTTGATGGATGGCAAGGAGGGGCTCAATCCGGATGATTCTACACGATTCGCATTTTCATCGATCCTATTTTCCGGAATTTCCGCTTTATCTAGTTGTTTTGGTTTATCCATGGTAAACGGACTCTCTCTTCCGTTAATTCTCACCGTAATTTCCTGCCGATGCTTGTCCATTGTGACACCATCCTTATTTCTCTATTTTTCGCCTATCTTACCATAAACAAAGAAAAAAAGAACAAGACATTTGTCGTCTTGCTCTCGAATCATTTCGGCAAATTTTGCGCTTATCGGTCACGAATTTGTTCCACAGACAATGCTTCGACAGGAACTTCCGGAGACGTGTCGGAATAAGTGCATATTTGCTTCGTTTCTCCTTTTAAGCAAATAGAATAGTTAAGCGATCCGTCTTCACCTTTGGTGATGAGCACATAAGACGGATTCGTTTCCGGTGGCAGCACATTGCCGGTAAACGGATCTTGGAGCGGATGAAGCAATTCTTCATCGACAAGCTGGCGGTATGTCAATGCTGCCGAAGAGCGCGCTGGCAAAAACTCCACTTTTTCCGCTCCAACATAAAGCCGCGCCGCTTCGTAAAGCATATAGGCGTCCGATACAAACGCCCTCTCCTTTGATTTTTCAATCAGCTGAAGCACCGCAACCACCGCGATAGAGGATATAATTCCTAAAATAACGATGACAGCCAAGAGCTCGATGAGCGTCATTCCACGATTGTCCCGCAGCAGCATATCATCACTCCGCCGTTTGTTCCTGCTGCGCTGGCGATTGTCCCCGAGGAATCACTTCTGTCAGCGGGTTGTCCTTTTCGCTCGGAGGGGGAACGTCCAGTTGCGGCAGCAGCTTTTGTAAATCTGCTAGTTTTGGATAATAAAAAGCGCTAACGGTTAACGAATAGGTCAGCGGATTCACTTTTGTATCGACCGATGTCAGCTCCGGATTGCCGGCAAAAGAAAGCGATTCGATGGACACAATGCGGTCCAAATTTTCAAGCGTCTGTAAAAAGCGTTCCAGCTGATAATAGGACGGTGATTGCACGGTTAGCTGCACGGTCACTTTTTTTAACCCGTCCGGCAATGCGGAAGAAGAGGAGGGGGCCGATGCCCCATTCGATGATGCATTGTTTTCTGCCGCGCCGTTCTCCCCT is a window encoding:
- the radC gene encoding RadC family protein; translation: MTWMIRDVPKDIRPRERLLSSGPESLADHELLAILLRTGTKEESVLQLAHRLLQCFEGLRLLKDATVEEITSIKGIGTTKAIQILAAIELGRRIHSLGSHDRYVIRSPEDGAKYVMEDMRFLSQEHFVAIYLNTKNQVIHRKTIFIGSLNASIVHPREVFKEAIKRSAASIICVHNHPSGDPTPSREDIDVTKRLAECGRIIGIELLDHLIIGDQKFVSLKEKGYV
- a CDS encoding Maf family nucleotide pyrophosphatase; this encodes MKQLILASSSPRRKELLELANLSFQVLVSHIEEHIHEAETPEQTVQSLAYQKAKAIASQHPDAYVIGADTIVVYQNNRLGKPKTKEEAAQMLRMLSGQEHEVLTGVAILSPNGQALFVEKTKVFFWDLTEEEIANYIESGEPMDKAGAYGIQGRAALFVKRIEGDYFNVVGLPLSRTVRELKKLGW
- a CDS encoding stage II sporulation protein B, encoding MDKHRQEITVRINGRESPFTMDKPKQLDKAEIPENRIDENANRVESSGLSPSLPSINKKRNKSNIWNARAKSAVISIVIAIMVGTSFGFIVLNMIPKQKTHSLPVEEAGLSASIETETSTQPEANRVNENESVSSPFTISVIQAGVFSDAKAAADYAKQLKSSSIPVVTVGDQPVALLIGVGQDKETLRKVSQQYGGEVRSTYIKSLSFDNTDSGKRTSVIEAGETLYMHMAAVSTVLLGKSDVKADVWKELENDYKQFAAKPIPNDKNVKRYVSAIKDAYLALVAYKTNQQEELLRKTQQELLEALRSYMTIFPLRS
- a CDS encoding type II secretion system protein yields the protein MLLRDNRGMTLIELLAVIVILGIISSIAVVAVLQLIEKSKERAFVSDAYMLYEAARLYVGAEKVEFLPARSSAALTYRQLVDEELLHPLQDPFTGNVLPPETNPSYVLITKGEDGSLNYSICLKGETKQICTYSDTSPEVPVEALSVEQIRDR
- a CDS encoding pilus assembly protein PilO, translating into MTVRFSKHQVLILLLLLVLFVAVFAGLYFYLLYPRYQQMEQLTDTVISEKKLLASIKADAAKQRDGLPESIVALQKKIPVKPLTEQLLLDLEKAEVVSDSTITSMSFSEGENGAAENNASSNGASAPSSSSALPDGLKKVTVQLTVQSPSYYQLERFLQTLENLDRIVSIESLSFAGNPELTSVDTKVNPLTYSLTVSAFYYPKLADLQKLLPQLDVPPPSEKDNPLTEVIPRGQSPAQQEQTAE